A region from the Methylocella sp. genome encodes:
- the hpnE gene encoding hydroxysqualene dehydroxylase HpnE, with product MTKPVVHVIGAGLAGLAAAARLADGSRTIVVYEAARQAGGRCRSYFDATLGMVIDNGNHLLLSGNREALEFLRMTGGARALASAAEADFAFVDLAAKKNWRVRPNAGPLPWWIFARDRRVPDTGWWDYLALFGLLLPGPDKRIDTAMACKGALYERLWRPFLLAALNTEPGEGSSHLAAAVVHETLARGGDACRPIIAHGLSAAFIEPAIAYLSMRGADVRLDHRLRKIEFVGERAAALDFGDASAQLGPADQVILAVPPQIAQDLVPDLEAPQNFRAIVNAHFKIAPPRDLPPILGVVNGTIEWVFAFQDRLSVTISGADRLLDIAREELAMRIWAEVAEATHIDKPLPPWQIIKEKRATFAATPEENRRRPKARTNMANLTLAGDWTATGLPATIEGAIRSGNRAAEVVAQLL from the coding sequence ATGACCAAGCCCGTCGTGCATGTCATCGGGGCCGGGCTTGCCGGTCTCGCCGCCGCGGCGCGCTTGGCCGACGGCTCGCGCACGATCGTGGTCTATGAGGCCGCGCGTCAGGCCGGGGGACGCTGTCGCTCCTATTTCGACGCGACGCTCGGCATGGTCATTGACAATGGCAATCATTTGCTGTTGTCGGGAAATCGCGAGGCGCTGGAATTTTTGCGCATGACCGGAGGCGCACGCGCTCTTGCCAGCGCCGCGGAGGCCGATTTCGCGTTCGTCGATCTCGCCGCCAAGAAAAACTGGCGCGTGCGTCCGAACGCCGGCCCGCTGCCCTGGTGGATCTTCGCAAGGGACCGCCGCGTCCCCGACACGGGCTGGTGGGATTATCTCGCGCTGTTTGGACTTCTTTTGCCGGGGCCGGATAAGCGGATCGATACGGCGATGGCGTGCAAGGGCGCGCTTTACGAGCGGCTTTGGCGCCCGTTTCTGCTCGCTGCTCTGAACACCGAACCGGGCGAGGGCTCCTCTCATCTTGCCGCCGCCGTCGTCCACGAAACTCTGGCGCGGGGCGGAGACGCTTGCCGTCCGATCATTGCGCACGGCCTCTCGGCGGCCTTCATTGAACCCGCCATCGCCTATCTTTCAATGCGCGGCGCGGATGTGCGGCTCGACCACCGGTTGCGGAAAATCGAATTCGTCGGGGAGCGCGCCGCAGCGCTCGATTTCGGCGACGCGAGCGCGCAACTCGGCCCCGCCGATCAGGTCATTCTCGCGGTTCCGCCACAAATCGCGCAGGACCTCGTCCCGGACCTCGAGGCGCCGCAAAACTTTCGCGCGATCGTCAACGCCCATTTCAAGATCGCGCCGCCAAGGGACTTACCTCCCATTCTTGGCGTCGTGAACGGCACAATCGAATGGGTGTTCGCGTTTCAGGATCGCCTCTCGGTGACGATCAGCGGGGCCGATCGTCTCCTCGATATCGCGCGGGAAGAGCTTGCCATGCGAATCTGGGCGGAAGTTGCAGAAGCGACACATATTGATAAGCCGCTTCCCCCGTGGCAAATCATCAAGGAGAAGCGGGCTACTTTCGCTGCGACGCCGGAAGAAAACAGGCGTCGTCCGAAGGCTCGAACAAACATGGCTAATCTGACGCTGGCCGGCGATTGGACGGCGACGGGACTCCCCGCGACGATTGAGGGCGCTATACGGTCGGGCAATCGCGCGGCGGAAGTCGTCGCGCAATTGCTGTGA
- the hpnD gene encoding presqualene diphosphate synthase HpnD — protein MTSGAVQAGCAAAAAHSRGSSFYAAMRILPRPRREGMFEIYSFCRAVDDIADDGGPLAPRKAALAQWRRDIDALYAGSPPPHLPAGLVAAVAAFDLQREDFLAVIDGMEMDVDADIRAPDLATLDLYCDRVASAVGRLSVRVFGVPRKEGEALAHHLGRAFQLTNILRDLDEDAAIGRLYLPREALIGAGIHETSPQAALAHPALAEACAPVIARAENHFREARAIMARCSRQSVRAPIIMTEAYQPILARLRERGFAPPRVRIRTPKHRILLAVLRYGLM, from the coding sequence ATGACGAGCGGCGCTGTGCAAGCTGGCTGCGCCGCCGCCGCCGCGCATTCGCGGGGCAGCTCTTTTTACGCCGCGATGCGCATTCTTCCGCGCCCGCGCCGCGAGGGGATGTTTGAAATTTATTCGTTTTGCCGCGCCGTCGACGATATCGCGGACGACGGCGGCCCCCTTGCGCCCCGCAAGGCGGCGCTGGCGCAATGGCGCCGGGACATCGACGCTCTCTACGCCGGGTCGCCGCCGCCGCATCTGCCCGCGGGCCTCGTCGCCGCGGTCGCCGCATTCGACCTGCAACGCGAGGATTTTCTCGCCGTCATCGACGGCATGGAGATGGATGTCGACGCCGACATAAGGGCGCCCGATCTCGCGACGCTCGATCTCTATTGCGACCGCGTGGCGAGTGCGGTCGGGCGCCTTTCCGTGCGGGTATTTGGCGTTCCGAGAAAGGAGGGCGAGGCGCTCGCGCACCATCTCGGCCGCGCCTTCCAGCTCACCAATATCTTGCGCGATCTCGACGAGGATGCCGCGATCGGGCGGCTTTATCTGCCGCGCGAAGCCCTCATTGGCGCGGGAATCCACGAGACCTCGCCGCAAGCGGCATTGGCGCATCCGGCTCTGGCAGAGGCCTGCGCTCCGGTCATCGCGCGTGCGGAAAACCATTTTCGCGAGGCGCGGGCGATCATGGCGCGGTGTTCGCGTCAAAGCGTGCGCGCGCCGATCATCATGACCGAGGCGTATCAGCCAATACTCGCCCGCTTGCGCGAACGCGGCTTTGCGCCGCCGCGCGTACGGATTCGCACGCCAAAACATCGCATCCTGCTGGCGGTGTTGCGCTACGGTCTGATGTAA
- the hpnC gene encoding squalene synthase HpnC — translation MSELEVEQSKTHTQENFPVASMLIAPQYRAAILAYYRFVRGADDVVDNGALTSSQKLAGLDAFEAALLGRSDEIAAARPLRAILAEKNLSPRHALDVLRAFRKDAVKNRYASWDELMEYCAYSAAPVGRFVLDVHGESEATWPASDALCSALQVINHLQDCAADYRNLDRVYIPQDALDAQGIGVEALTAKKASPELRACINGLVAKTDALIDVGVGLPGGVRDFRLRLETAVIARLARRLNQLLGQRDPLSEKVHLGKPAFIGWTCVGVLSGLATVARRKAPAAIKQAGGA, via the coding sequence ATGAGCGAGCTCGAGGTCGAACAGTCGAAGACCCATACGCAGGAAAATTTCCCCGTCGCATCCATGCTGATTGCGCCGCAATATCGGGCTGCGATTCTGGCCTATTATCGTTTCGTGCGCGGCGCTGACGATGTGGTCGATAATGGCGCGCTCACCTCCAGCCAAAAACTCGCCGGCCTCGATGCGTTCGAGGCGGCGCTGCTTGGACGCAGCGATGAGATCGCGGCGGCAAGGCCGCTTCGCGCCATTCTCGCCGAAAAAAACCTGTCCCCGCGCCATGCGCTCGATGTTTTGCGCGCATTCCGCAAGGATGCGGTCAAGAATCGCTATGCGAGCTGGGATGAGCTGATGGAGTATTGCGCCTATTCCGCAGCCCCGGTCGGGCGTTTCGTCCTCGACGTTCACGGCGAAAGCGAGGCGACTTGGCCGGCTTCCGATGCGCTTTGCTCCGCGCTCCAGGTCATCAATCATCTGCAGGATTGCGCCGCGGATTACCGCAACCTCGATCGCGTCTATATTCCGCAGGACGCCCTCGACGCCCAAGGCATCGGCGTCGAAGCGCTGACCGCGAAAAAAGCATCGCCCGAGTTGCGGGCTTGCATCAACGGCCTCGTGGCGAAAACCGACGCCCTGATCGATGTCGGGGTTGGTTTGCCGGGGGGCGTTCGCGATTTCCGGCTCCGCCTCGAGACGGCGGTGATTGCAAGGCTGGCGCGCCGTCTCAACCAGCTTCTCGGCCAGCGCGATCCGCTGAGCGAAAAGGTTCATCTCGGCAAGCCCGCATTCATCGGCTGGACGTGCGTCGGCGTCTTATCCGGCCTTGCGACTGTCGCGCGCCGAAAAGCTCCGGCGGCTATCAAGCAGGCGGGCGGCGCATGA
- the hpnA gene encoding hopanoid-associated sugar epimerase encodes MAGDKVLVTGASGFVGSAVTHALVRSGYSVRTLLRPTARRINLADLDVEVVEGDMCEPESVAVAMAGVRFLFHVAADYRLWARYPQEILRNNREGTRILMQAALSKGVERIVYTSSVATIACPSGVVPADETMRLPESRAIGAYKHSKIVAEQIVVDMIARDRLPAVIVHPSTPIGPRDVKPTPTGRIIVEAALGRIPGYVDTGLNLVHVDDVAGGHLAALRKGKLGEHYILGGQDVSLAGMLGDIAELCGRKPPRIRFPRQLLYPFALAAEAAAHLTQREPFVTVDGLRMSKHRMFFSSAKAERELGYVARPYREALQDALAWFSKNGHLQ; translated from the coding sequence GTGGCGGGTGACAAGGTGCTAGTCACAGGAGCCTCGGGCTTCGTCGGATCCGCCGTGACGCATGCCTTGGTGCGATCCGGCTATAGCGTGCGGACGCTGCTGCGGCCGACGGCGCGCCGAATCAATCTGGCTGATCTCGACGTTGAAGTGGTCGAAGGCGATATGTGCGAGCCCGAATCCGTCGCCGTCGCCATGGCGGGGGTGCGTTTTCTGTTCCATGTCGCCGCCGATTATCGGCTCTGGGCGCGCTATCCCCAAGAGATTCTACGAAATAATCGCGAGGGAACGCGCATTCTCATGCAGGCGGCGCTGTCGAAAGGCGTGGAGCGCATTGTTTATACGAGCAGCGTTGCGACCATCGCCTGCCCCTCCGGCGTCGTCCCCGCCGATGAGACGATGCGTCTTCCCGAGTCGCGCGCGATCGGCGCTTATAAGCACAGTAAGATTGTCGCCGAGCAGATTGTGGTCGATATGATTGCGCGCGATCGTTTGCCCGCCGTGATCGTGCATCCTTCGACGCCAATCGGGCCGCGCGACGTCAAGCCGACGCCGACGGGGCGCATCATCGTCGAAGCGGCGCTCGGCCGCATTCCCGGCTATGTCGACACGGGCCTCAATCTTGTGCATGTCGACGATGTGGCTGGCGGGCACCTCGCGGCGCTGCGCAAAGGCAAGCTTGGCGAGCATTATATTTTGGGCGGACAGGATGTGTCGCTCGCCGGCATGTTGGGGGATATAGCGGAACTTTGCGGCCGCAAGCCGCCGAGGATTCGCTTTCCGCGCCAGCTGCTTTATCCTTTCGCGCTCGCGGCGGAGGCTGCAGCCCATTTAACGCAGCGAGAGCCGTTTGTGACGGTGGACGGATTGCGGATGTCGAAACACCGGATGTTCTTTAGCTCGGCCAAAGCCGAACGTGAGCTTGGCTATGTGGCGCGACCCTATCGCGAGGCCCTTCAGGACGCTTTGGCGTGGTTCTCCAAGAACGGGCACCTGCAATGA
- a CDS encoding aminotransferase class I/II-fold pyridoxal phosphate-dependent enzyme — MSLIAELSGAELESRRREVQAKYDAFRGRGFKLDMTRGKPAADQLDLANGMLALPGNGDYFSAAGEDGRNYGNLQGLAEARALFSPILGAPPEQIVVGDNSSLALMHDCVVYALLKGVPGSKRPWSKEEQVAFICPSPGYDRHFAILEEFNIKMLPVAMTGRGPDMDAVEALVADPSVKGVWCVPKYSNPTGEIYSDETVRRLAAMRTRAPDFRLFWDDAYSVHHLTERRNAIANIFDECDRAGNPDRVLLFASTSKITLAGAGLALFASSAANVRWYLARAGKRSIGPDKLNQLRHVRFLRDEAGLHHHMNGHRALLAPKFAAVVEALERHLADAGVARWSSPEGGYFVSVEATPGTAKRVVELAKNAGLALTPAGATWPHSQDPQDSNLRLAPTFPSLEDVRAASEGIALCILLAAIEMHVAQHAKLAIGA; from the coding sequence ATGAGTCTGATCGCCGAGCTTTCCGGAGCCGAACTCGAATCGCGGCGGCGCGAGGTCCAAGCCAAGTATGATGCATTTCGCGGGCGGGGCTTCAAGCTGGATATGACGCGCGGCAAGCCTGCGGCCGATCAGCTCGATCTTGCAAACGGCATGCTCGCCCTGCCCGGGAATGGCGATTATTTCAGCGCTGCGGGCGAAGACGGCCGCAACTACGGCAATTTGCAAGGCCTTGCCGAGGCGCGCGCGCTGTTTTCGCCAATTCTCGGCGCGCCGCCCGAGCAGATCGTCGTCGGCGACAATTCCAGCCTCGCCTTGATGCATGACTGCGTCGTTTATGCCCTTTTGAAAGGCGTTCCAGGCTCGAAGCGCCCCTGGTCGAAAGAGGAGCAGGTCGCCTTCATCTGCCCTTCGCCCGGCTATGACCGGCATTTCGCCATCCTCGAGGAATTCAACATCAAGATGCTGCCCGTCGCAATGACAGGGCGCGGACCGGACATGGACGCCGTCGAGGCGCTCGTCGCTGATCCTTCCGTAAAGGGTGTGTGGTGCGTGCCGAAATATTCCAATCCGACCGGCGAGATATATTCTGACGAGACTGTCCGCAGGCTCGCCGCGATGCGGACGCGCGCGCCGGATTTTCGGCTATTCTGGGACGATGCCTATAGCGTCCATCATCTGACCGAGCGCCGCAACGCCATCGCGAATATTTTCGACGAATGCGACCGCGCCGGCAACCCGGACCGCGTCCTCCTGTTCGCCTCGACCTCGAAAATCACCCTCGCCGGGGCGGGATTGGCCTTGTTCGCCTCATCCGCCGCCAATGTGCGTTGGTATCTCGCCAGAGCCGGGAAACGCTCGATCGGCCCCGACAAACTGAATCAGCTGCGCCATGTCCGCTTTTTGCGCGACGAAGCCGGCCTTCACCACCATATGAACGGCCATCGCGCCTTGCTGGCCCCGAAATTTGCCGCCGTCGTCGAAGCGCTGGAGCGCCATCTGGCTGATGCCGGCGTCGCGCGCTGGAGCTCGCCCGAAGGCGGCTATTTCGTTAGCGTCGAGGCGACGCCGGGCACAGCCAAGCGCGTCGTCGAACTCGCCAAAAATGCCGGGCTCGCCCTGACGCCGGCTGGCGCCACTTGGCCCCATAGCCAAGATCCGCAAGATAGCAACCTGCGGCTCGCGCCAACCTTCCCCTCCCTCGAAGACGTTCGCGCGGCCTCGGAAGGCATAGCGCTGTGCATCTTGCTGGCGGCAATCGAAATGCATGTCGCCCAGCACGCGAAATTGGCCATTGGAGCATGA